The Streptomyces sp. NBC_01268 genome window below encodes:
- a CDS encoding transglycosylase SLT domain-containing protein translates to MLEGNRVSRISVRGFAVASATAVTTVGAVVGVASGNAAQPADDNFEATAADTTLLADIPAGEQAQVQVSSLSEQADVQAAAADSLARKSAEEAARVQAAKDAEAKKKAADKAEKERKEEAERANRSSLRDASSFSAQGSYSVSEVKAMARQMIPADQFQCFSNIVDHESGWNYRAVNAGSGAYGLVQALPGSKMSSAGADWQTNPATQIKWGLSYMDGRYGSPCGAWSFWQANRWY, encoded by the coding sequence ATGCTGGAAGGAAACCGTGTGAGCCGGATCTCGGTCCGGGGATTCGCGGTGGCTTCGGCCACTGCGGTCACCACTGTCGGCGCCGTCGTCGGCGTCGCCTCGGGCAATGCCGCGCAGCCTGCGGACGACAACTTCGAGGCCACCGCGGCCGACACCACGCTGCTCGCGGACATTCCCGCGGGCGAGCAGGCCCAGGTACAGGTCTCCTCCCTCTCGGAGCAGGCCGACGTGCAGGCCGCCGCTGCCGACTCCCTCGCGCGCAAGTCCGCCGAGGAAGCCGCCCGCGTGCAGGCAGCCAAGGACGCCGAGGCGAAGAAGAAGGCCGCTGACAAGGCCGAGAAGGAGCGCAAGGAAGAGGCCGAGCGGGCCAACCGCTCCTCCCTGCGCGACGCGAGCAGCTTCTCCGCCCAGGGCTCGTACAGCGTCTCCGAGGTCAAGGCGATGGCTCGCCAGATGATCCCGGCCGACCAGTTCCAGTGCTTCAGCAACATCGTGGACCACGAGTCCGGGTGGAACTACCGCGCGGTCAACGCGGGCTCGGGCGCCTACGGCCTGGTCCAGGCGCTCCCCGGCTCGAAGATGTCCTCGGCCGGCGCCGACTGGCAGACCAACCCCGCCACCCAGATCAAGTGGGGCCTGAGCTACATGGACGGCCGTTACGGCAGCCCGTGCGGCGCCTGGTCCTTCTGGCAGGCCAACCGCTGGTACTAG
- a CDS encoding AI-2E family transporter, which produces MSRLPGWLNRLGASFSRMGERLDERRAEAERGDPLGPPYVVPDVPAYAPASAATPAPAAAAATTVSVADPVADPRPGPDKGGPSGPDPEAGEAAASTASVPAPPAYAPAVAARPDPVAAIPWGMRVAAEAGWRLLVLAGTVWVLMKVISSVQLVVLAFVAALLITALLQPTVALLRRKGLPRGLATAVTAVSGFVVMGLVGWFVVWQVMDNIDNLSDQVREGIDDLKRWLLDSPFHVTESQINDIAKNLSDTIGANAEQITSAGLQGVTVIVEAMTGILLAMFSTLFLLYDGKKVWEWTLKLVPAQARPGVAGAGPRAWRTLTAYVRGTVLVALIDAVFIGLGLYFLDVPMAVPLAVFIFLFAFIPMVGAVLSGALAVVVALVTNGVFTALMVIVVVLAVQQIEGHVLQPFILGRAVRVHPLAVVLAVAAGGLTAGIGGAVVAVPLVAVSNTVVGYLRAYSHEQALRASPEPRGATAFEVAPTPAPGAADRVDG; this is translated from the coding sequence ATGTCGAGACTGCCAGGATGGCTGAACCGGTTGGGCGCCAGCTTCAGCCGCATGGGCGAGCGCCTTGACGAGCGCCGCGCGGAGGCCGAACGCGGGGACCCGCTGGGTCCGCCGTACGTCGTCCCGGACGTCCCGGCGTACGCGCCCGCGTCCGCCGCCACGCCCGCTCCCGCTGCCGCGGCCGCCACCACCGTGTCCGTCGCGGACCCGGTCGCGGACCCGCGCCCCGGCCCGGACAAGGGCGGGCCCAGCGGGCCGGACCCGGAAGCCGGCGAGGCCGCGGCCTCCACCGCCTCCGTCCCGGCACCGCCCGCCTACGCGCCCGCCGTCGCCGCCCGGCCCGACCCCGTCGCCGCGATCCCGTGGGGCATGCGGGTCGCCGCCGAGGCCGGCTGGCGGCTGCTCGTCCTGGCCGGCACGGTCTGGGTGCTGATGAAGGTGATCAGCTCCGTCCAGTTGGTCGTGCTCGCCTTCGTCGCCGCCCTCCTCATCACCGCGCTGCTCCAGCCCACGGTCGCCCTGCTGCGCCGCAAGGGCCTGCCCCGCGGTCTGGCCACCGCCGTCACCGCCGTCTCCGGCTTCGTCGTGATGGGCCTGGTCGGCTGGTTCGTGGTCTGGCAGGTGATGGACAACATCGACAACCTCTCCGACCAGGTCAGGGAGGGCATCGACGACCTCAAGCGCTGGCTGCTCGACAGTCCGTTCCACGTGACCGAGTCGCAGATCAACGACATCGCGAAGAACCTCAGCGACACCATCGGCGCCAACGCCGAGCAGATCACCTCCGCCGGGCTCCAGGGCGTGACCGTGATCGTCGAGGCGATGACCGGCATCCTGCTCGCCATGTTCTCCACCCTCTTCCTCCTCTACGACGGGAAGAAGGTCTGGGAGTGGACGCTGAAGCTGGTGCCCGCGCAGGCCAGGCCCGGCGTCGCCGGAGCCGGTCCGCGGGCCTGGCGCACCCTCACCGCGTACGTCCGCGGCACGGTGCTCGTCGCCCTGATCGACGCCGTCTTCATCGGCCTCGGGCTCTACTTCCTCGACGTGCCGATGGCCGTGCCGCTCGCCGTCTTCATCTTCCTCTTCGCCTTCATCCCGATGGTCGGCGCCGTGCTCTCCGGTGCCCTCGCCGTCGTCGTCGCGCTCGTCACCAACGGGGTGTTCACCGCCCTCATGGTGATCGTGGTGGTGCTCGCCGTGCAGCAGATCGAGGGCCACGTCCTCCAGCCGTTCATCCTCGGCCGGGCCGTGCGGGTGCACCCCCTCGCGGTGGTCCTCGCGGTCGCGGCCGGCGGACTGACCGCCGGCATCGGCGGCGCCGTCGTCGCCGTCCCGCTGGTCGCCGTCTCCAACACGGTGGTCGGCTACCTGCGGGCGTACAGCCACGAACAGGCCCTGCGCGCCTCACCGGAGCCGCGCGGTGCCACCGCCTTCGAGGTCGCGCCGACCCCCGCGCCGGGGGCGGCCGACCGGGTGGACGGATGA
- a CDS encoding alkyl hydroperoxide reductase — protein sequence MALDELKAAVPDFAKDLKLNLGSVIGNSDLPQQQLWGTVLACAIASRSPKVLKELEPEAQANLKPEAYQAAKSAAAIMAMNNVFYRTRHLLSDPEYGTMRAGLRMNVIGNPGVDKVDFELWSLAVSAINGCGQCLDSHEQVLRKAGVDRETIQEAVKIAAVIQAVGVTLDAEAVLAE from the coding sequence ATGGCGCTCGATGAGCTGAAGGCCGCCGTCCCGGACTTCGCCAAGGACCTCAAGCTGAACCTCGGCTCGGTCATCGGCAACAGCGACCTCCCGCAGCAGCAGCTGTGGGGCACGGTGCTCGCCTGCGCGATCGCCTCGCGTTCGCCGAAGGTACTCAAGGAGCTGGAGCCCGAGGCCCAGGCCAACCTGAAGCCCGAGGCGTACCAGGCCGCCAAGTCGGCCGCCGCGATCATGGCGATGAACAACGTCTTCTACCGGACCCGGCACCTGCTGTCGGACCCGGAGTACGGGACGATGCGCGCCGGTCTGCGGATGAACGTCATCGGCAACCCGGGCGTCGACAAGGTCGACTTCGAGCTGTGGTCGCTGGCCGTCTCCGCGATCAACGGCTGCGGCCAGTGCCTGGACTCGCACGAGCAGGTCCTGCGCAAGGCCGGCGTCGACCGCGAGACGATCCAGGAGGCCGTGAAGATCGCCGCGGTCATCCAGGCCGTCGGCGTCACGCTGGACGCCGAGGCGGTCCTGGCCGAGTAG
- a CDS encoding peroxiredoxin yields the protein MLTVGDKFPTYDLTACVSLESGKEFEQIDHKAYEGKWRVVFFWPKDFTFVCPTEIAAFGKLNDEFADRDAQILGVSGDSEFVHHAWRKDHADLRDLPFPMLADSKHELMRDCGVEGADGFAQRAVFVVDPNNEIQFTMVTAGSVGRNPKEVLRVLDALQTDELCPCNWNKGEDTLDAGALLAGE from the coding sequence GTGCTCACTGTCGGTGACAAGTTCCCCACCTACGACCTGACCGCCTGCGTGTCGCTGGAGAGCGGCAAGGAGTTCGAGCAGATCGACCACAAGGCCTACGAGGGCAAGTGGCGCGTGGTGTTCTTCTGGCCGAAGGACTTCACCTTCGTCTGCCCCACCGAGATCGCCGCCTTCGGCAAGCTGAACGACGAGTTCGCCGACCGCGACGCCCAGATCCTCGGCGTCTCCGGCGACTCCGAGTTCGTGCACCACGCCTGGCGCAAGGACCACGCCGACCTGCGTGACCTGCCCTTCCCGATGCTCGCCGACTCGAAGCACGAGCTCATGCGCGACTGCGGCGTCGAGGGTGCCGACGGCTTCGCCCAGCGCGCCGTCTTCGTCGTCGACCCGAACAACGAGATCCAGTTCACCATGGTGACCGCCGGCTCCGTGGGCCGTAACCCCAAGGAGGTCCTGCGGGTCCTGGACGCCCTGCAGACCGACGAGCTGTGCCCGTGCAACTGGAACAAGGGTGAGGACACCCTGGACGCCGGCGCGCTCCTGGCCGGTGAGTGA
- a CDS encoding LysR substrate-binding domain-containing protein, whose translation MKQPSLSQLRAFAAVAEHLHFRDAAAAIGMSQPALSGAVSALEEALGVQLLERTTRKVLLSPAGERLAVRAGAVLDAVGELMEEAEAAQAPFTGVLRLGVIPTVAPYLLPTVLRLVHTRYPELDLQVHEEQTSSLLDGLAAGRLDLLLLAVPLGAPAVTELPLFDEDFVLVTPEGHPLAGRADIPREALKELKLLLLDEGHCLRDQALDICREAGRTEGAPVTTTAAGLSTLVQLVAGGLGVTLLPRTAVKVETARNAALHTGCFAAPAPSRRIALAMRTGAARQSEFGQLAGALREAMRRLPVRVVGAEA comes from the coding sequence GTGAAACAACCCAGCCTGTCCCAGCTCAGAGCCTTCGCGGCGGTCGCGGAGCACCTGCACTTCCGCGACGCGGCGGCAGCCATCGGGATGAGCCAGCCCGCCCTCTCGGGTGCGGTGTCGGCCCTCGAAGAGGCACTCGGTGTCCAGCTCCTCGAGCGTACGACGCGCAAGGTACTGCTCTCGCCCGCGGGGGAGCGGCTCGCGGTCCGGGCCGGTGCCGTGCTCGACGCGGTCGGCGAGCTGATGGAGGAGGCCGAGGCGGCGCAGGCCCCGTTCACGGGCGTGCTGCGGCTCGGGGTCATCCCGACGGTCGCGCCGTACCTGCTGCCGACCGTGCTGCGCCTGGTCCACACCCGCTACCCGGAGCTCGACCTCCAGGTGCACGAGGAGCAGACCTCCTCGCTGCTCGACGGGCTGGCCGCCGGGCGGCTCGACCTGCTGCTGCTCGCGGTGCCGCTGGGCGCCCCCGCGGTCACCGAACTCCCTCTGTTCGACGAGGACTTCGTGCTGGTCACCCCCGAGGGGCATCCGCTCGCCGGGCGGGCGGACATCCCGCGCGAGGCACTCAAGGAGCTCAAGCTGCTGCTCCTGGACGAGGGGCACTGCCTGCGCGACCAGGCCCTCGACATCTGCCGCGAGGCCGGACGCACCGAGGGGGCGCCGGTCACCACCACCGCGGCCGGCCTCTCCACCCTGGTCCAGCTGGTCGCGGGCGGCCTCGGCGTGACCCTGCTGCCGCGCACCGCGGTCAAGGTCGAGACGGCCCGCAACGCGGCCCTGCACACCGGCTGCTTCGCCGCCCCGGCGCCGTCCCGCCGGATCGCGCTCGCCATGCGCACGGGCGCGGCCCGCCAGTCCGAGTTCGGGCAGCTGGCGGGCGCGCTGCGCGAGGCGATGCGTCGCCTGCCGGTACGGGTGGTGGGCGCGGAGGCCTGA
- a CDS encoding FtsX-like permease family protein — protein sequence MNLRTWARDLALGARFALTGGRGGWIRTALTATGIGCGVALLLVAASLPNMLFQREVRESARVPDASYEVAKPGPDTFLHVGHRTEYRGEAVTGLLLRPEGVRPALPPGAAAMPGPGEMLVSPALADLLGSPEGALLRERIPYRTVGTLGEAGLIGPAELRYVAGSSTLTTDNYDGRGRTYGWSVPEEPKNAFLLLLVVIGCVVLLLPVLVFIATAVRFGGEQRDRRLAALRLVGADNAMTRRIAAGESLAGALLGLGTGAVLFAVARQFAGTVRFWDVNAFPSDVSPLPWLAALIVGAVPVAAVAVTLFALREVAIEPLGVVRTATPRPRRLAWRLVLVLAGAALLVPSVSGVRIEQTQIDTVWVAGGTTLALIGLTTLLPWLVEALVKRLHGGPVAWQLAVRRLQLSSSAAARTVSGIVVAATGAIALLMLFQAMQNDFMQPTNMDTARAQMQTRVHARDGDAARVMIEKLARTKGVTGVAGTIESNVWRPGPLAKGEEMRPITSIAVGDCASLKELATLPSCKDGDVFVALAHGAEGPEDAWVTRTARAGALVDLRDAELHKAGPPPTWRIPASARTVDARRDPMGMVQFGVLATPKAIDAARLDTPGVNAMIRIDPAVPDAPEYVRNAVAALDPLTRVDTLQNMERDAQYASVRTGILVGATLTMLLVAASLLVTTLEQLRERRRLLSSLVAFGTRRSTLGWSVLWQTTVPIVLGLALAVVGGLGLGAVLLKMIGKQVEDWWIFLPVAGVGAALIAAVTLLSLPLLWRLMRADGLRTE from the coding sequence ATGAACCTGCGGACCTGGGCGCGCGACCTGGCCCTCGGCGCGCGCTTCGCCCTCACCGGCGGCCGCGGCGGCTGGATCCGTACGGCGCTGACGGCGACCGGCATCGGATGCGGCGTGGCCCTGCTGCTGGTCGCCGCCTCGCTGCCGAACATGCTCTTCCAGCGGGAGGTGCGGGAGTCCGCCCGGGTGCCCGACGCGAGCTACGAGGTCGCCAAGCCCGGCCCCGACACCTTTCTGCACGTGGGCCACCGGACCGAGTACCGGGGCGAGGCCGTCACCGGCCTGCTCCTGCGGCCCGAGGGCGTGCGCCCCGCGCTGCCGCCCGGCGCCGCCGCGATGCCGGGCCCGGGCGAGATGCTGGTCTCCCCCGCCCTCGCCGACCTGCTCGGCTCCCCCGAGGGGGCGCTGCTGCGCGAGCGGATCCCGTACCGGACCGTCGGCACCCTCGGTGAGGCCGGGCTGATCGGCCCGGCGGAACTGCGGTACGTGGCCGGCAGCTCGACCCTGACCACGGACAACTACGACGGCCGCGGAAGGACGTACGGCTGGTCGGTGCCCGAGGAGCCGAAGAACGCCTTCCTGCTCCTGCTCGTCGTCATCGGCTGCGTGGTGCTGCTGCTGCCGGTGCTGGTCTTCATCGCCACCGCGGTCCGCTTCGGCGGCGAACAGCGCGACCGGCGGCTCGCGGCGCTGCGGCTGGTCGGCGCGGACAACGCGATGACCCGGCGGATCGCGGCCGGCGAGTCCCTCGCGGGCGCGCTGCTCGGGCTCGGCACCGGCGCCGTCCTCTTCGCCGTGGCCCGGCAGTTCGCCGGCACCGTGCGGTTCTGGGACGTCAACGCCTTCCCGTCCGACGTGTCCCCGCTGCCCTGGCTGGCCGCCCTGATCGTCGGTGCGGTGCCGGTCGCGGCCGTCGCGGTCACCCTCTTCGCGCTGCGCGAGGTCGCGATCGAACCGCTCGGCGTCGTCAGGACCGCCACTCCGCGTCCCCGCCGCCTCGCCTGGCGACTGGTCCTCGTGCTGGCCGGTGCGGCGCTCCTCGTGCCGTCCGTCTCGGGCGTGCGGATCGAGCAGACACAGATCGACACGGTGTGGGTCGCCGGCGGCACCACCCTGGCCCTGATCGGGCTCACCACCCTGCTGCCCTGGCTGGTGGAGGCCCTGGTGAAGCGGCTGCACGGCGGTCCGGTGGCCTGGCAGCTGGCCGTCCGCAGGCTCCAGTTGAGCAGCAGCGCCGCCGCCCGTACGGTCAGCGGCATCGTCGTCGCGGCGACCGGGGCGATCGCCCTGCTGATGCTGTTCCAGGCGATGCAGAACGACTTCATGCAGCCCACCAACATGGACACCGCCCGGGCCCAGATGCAGACCAGGGTCCACGCCCGCGACGGCGACGCGGCCCGGGTCATGATCGAGAAGCTGGCCAGGACGAAGGGCGTCACCGGGGTCGCCGGCACCATCGAGTCCAACGTGTGGCGGCCCGGTCCGCTCGCGAAGGGCGAGGAGATGCGCCCGATCACCTCGATCGCCGTCGGCGACTGCGCCTCGCTGAAGGAGCTCGCCACGCTGCCCTCCTGCAAGGACGGCGACGTCTTCGTCGCCCTCGCGCACGGAGCGGAGGGGCCCGAGGACGCCTGGGTGACCCGGACCGCGAGGGCGGGCGCGCTGGTGGACCTGCGCGATGCGGAGCTCCACAAGGCCGGGCCGCCGCCCACCTGGCGCATCCCCGCCTCCGCCCGCACGGTGGACGCGCGCCGCGACCCCATGGGCATGGTGCAGTTCGGGGTCCTCGCGACCCCGAAGGCGATCGACGCGGCGCGGCTCGACACCCCCGGCGTCAACGCCATGATCCGGATCGATCCGGCGGTGCCGGACGCCCCCGAGTACGTGCGGAACGCGGTCGCCGCGCTCGACCCGCTGACCCGCGTCGACACCCTGCAGAACATGGAGCGCGACGCGCAGTACGCGAGCGTCCGCACCGGGATCCTGGTGGGCGCCACGCTCACCATGCTCCTCGTGGCGGCCTCGCTCCTGGTCACCACCCTGGAGCAGCTGCGCGAACGCCGGCGGCTGCTGTCCTCGCTGGTCGCCTTCGGCACCCGGCGCAGCACGCTCGGCTGGTCGGTGCTGTGGCAGACGACCGTGCCGATCGTCCTCGGGCTCGCCCTCGCGGTGGTCGGCGGACTCGGCCTCGGCGCGGTGCTGCTGAAGATGATCGGCAAGCAGGTCGAGGACTGGTGGATCTTCCTGCCGGTGGCCGGTGTCGGCGCGGCGCTGATCGCCGCGGTGACCCTGCTGAGCCTGCCGCTGTTGTGGCGCCTGATGCGGGCCGACGGGCTCAGGACGGAGTAG
- a CDS encoding ABC transporter ATP-binding protein produces MTAEPLLRASGIDKAYGPTPALAGADFALRAGEVVAVMGPSGSGKSTLLHCLAGIVRPDAGTIHYDGRELTALTDGQRSALRRADFGFVFQFGQLVPELTCVENVALPLRLNGERRRSAEEKARTWLTRLEVEDVAGKRPGEISGGQGQRVAVARALVTAPRVIFADEPTGALDSLNGERVMRLLTDASRDTGAAVVLVTHEARVAAYSDREVVVRDGSVRNTEWAV; encoded by the coding sequence ATGACCGCCGAGCCGCTGCTCCGGGCGAGCGGGATCGACAAGGCGTACGGTCCGACGCCCGCGCTCGCCGGGGCCGACTTCGCCCTGCGGGCCGGGGAGGTCGTCGCCGTGATGGGCCCCTCCGGCTCCGGCAAGTCCACCCTGTTGCACTGCCTCGCCGGCATCGTCCGCCCCGACGCCGGGACCATCCACTACGACGGGCGCGAGCTGACCGCCCTCACCGACGGACAGCGCAGCGCCCTGCGCCGCGCCGACTTCGGCTTCGTCTTCCAGTTCGGCCAGCTGGTCCCCGAGCTCACCTGCGTCGAGAACGTGGCCCTTCCGCTGCGTCTGAACGGCGAGCGGCGCAGGAGCGCCGAGGAGAAGGCGCGCACCTGGCTGACGCGCCTGGAGGTCGAGGACGTGGCCGGCAAGCGCCCCGGCGAGATCTCCGGCGGCCAGGGCCAGCGGGTCGCCGTGGCCCGCGCCCTCGTCACCGCCCCGCGGGTGATCTTCGCCGACGAGCCGACCGGCGCCCTCGACTCGCTCAACGGCGAGCGGGTGATGCGGCTGCTCACCGACGCCTCCCGGGACACCGGCGCCGCCGTCGTCCTGGTCACCCACGAGGCCCGGGTCGCCGCCTACTCCGACCGCGAGGTCGTGGTCCGCGACGGCTCCGTACGGAACACGGAGTGGGCGGTATGA
- a CDS encoding PadR family transcriptional regulator, with translation MSIGHTLLGLLESGPRHGYDLKRAFDERFGHDRPLHYGQVYSTMSRLLKNGLVEVDGIEAGGGPERKRYAITEAGITDVAGWLATPEKPEPYLQSTLYTKVVLALLTGRGAAELLDVQRTEHLRLMRELTRRKKDGDLADQLICDHALFHLEADLRWLELTAARLDRLAEEVRR, from the coding sequence ATGTCCATCGGTCACACCCTTCTGGGACTCCTGGAGTCCGGCCCGCGCCACGGCTACGACCTCAAGCGCGCCTTCGACGAGCGGTTCGGTCACGACCGGCCGCTGCACTACGGGCAGGTCTACTCGACCATGTCCCGGCTCCTGAAGAACGGTCTCGTCGAGGTCGACGGCATCGAGGCCGGCGGCGGTCCCGAGCGCAAGCGGTACGCCATCACCGAGGCCGGCATCACCGACGTCGCCGGGTGGCTGGCCACCCCCGAGAAGCCCGAGCCGTACCTCCAGTCGACGCTCTACACCAAGGTCGTCCTCGCCCTGCTCACCGGGCGCGGGGCCGCCGAGCTCCTCGACGTCCAGCGCACCGAGCACCTGCGCCTGATGCGCGAGCTCACCCGGCGCAAGAAGGACGGCGACCTCGCCGACCAGCTGATCTGCGACCACGCCCTGTTCCACCTGGAGGCCGACCTGCGCTGGCTGGAACTGACCGCCGCCCGCCTCGACCGGCTCGCCGAGGAGGTCCGCCGATGA
- a CDS encoding transglycosylase domain-containing protein, with protein MGRTSKGQAKKGGRIRRLFTWKKLLGTFFVGCLLVMGAFYAVYVMVPVPTANADATLQSNVYKYSNGKVMARTGKINREIVGLEKVPQDVQRAFVAAENKTFYKDNGVDIKGTVRAAWNTLTGKGKQGGSTITQQYVKNYYLSQDQTATRKLKEMVIAIKVDENMSKPEILAGYINTSYYGRNAYGIQAAAQAYYGIDAAKLNVAQGAYLASLLQAPSQYDWTSASAEGRKLVEQRWNYVLDNMVGEGWLDSGKRAGMKFPVPQKPKAPKGMSGQSGYIVEAANQELMRQGVSEEDLKAGGWTITLNIDEKKQKALVRAVDDQLEDKLDRKGSKKQASVQAGATSVDPRTGAVVALYGGIGATEHWTNNATRRDYQPASTFKPLVLASALDNDAVTQDGRKIGLGTIYDGTSKRAVVGSSIPFNPENEDNQSYGPVSVQKATNSSINSVYAQMIVDVGPTKAKQTAIGLGMKDGVDFGATPSMSLGVMGASTMDMAGAYATLDNHGVKVTPTLVKSAEHKDRTADPVKSIGDRVISREAADTTTKAMQGVVQSGSGFRAAGDYAAAGKTGTSENNRSAWFVGYTPELVTAVGLFGEDAKGNQVTLTDTINPGRANGGRTPAQIWGAYTTDALGGGSDASFDLKTDGTSGGDGTVPTPTATTGSPTPTTTPSDEATTPTRPPTSTATTPSRPPTSTATTPPTPPPTKTDEPTTEPPPDGGDGNGIVDGRPGQ; from the coding sequence ATGGGCCGAACGAGCAAGGGCCAGGCGAAGAAGGGCGGGCGCATACGCCGGCTCTTCACCTGGAAGAAACTCCTGGGCACGTTCTTCGTGGGATGCCTGCTCGTCATGGGCGCCTTCTACGCGGTCTACGTGATGGTCCCGGTGCCGACCGCCAACGCCGACGCGACGCTGCAGAGCAACGTCTACAAATACTCCAACGGCAAGGTCATGGCCCGCACGGGCAAGATCAACCGCGAGATCGTCGGCCTGGAGAAGGTCCCCCAGGACGTCCAGCGGGCGTTCGTCGCCGCGGAGAACAAGACCTTCTACAAGGACAACGGCGTCGACATCAAGGGCACCGTCCGCGCCGCGTGGAACACCCTCACCGGCAAGGGCAAGCAGGGTGGTTCGACGATCACCCAGCAGTACGTGAAGAACTACTACTTGAGCCAGGACCAGACGGCCACGCGCAAGCTCAAGGAAATGGTCATCGCGATCAAGGTCGACGAGAACATGTCGAAGCCCGAGATCCTGGCCGGCTACATCAACACCAGCTACTACGGCCGCAACGCCTACGGCATCCAGGCCGCCGCCCAGGCGTACTACGGCATCGACGCCGCCAAGCTGAACGTCGCCCAGGGCGCCTACCTCGCCTCCCTGCTCCAGGCCCCCAGCCAGTACGACTGGACCTCCGCGAGCGCCGAGGGCCGCAAGCTGGTCGAGCAGCGCTGGAACTACGTCCTCGACAACATGGTCGGGGAGGGCTGGCTCGACTCCGGCAAGCGCGCCGGGATGAAGTTCCCCGTCCCGCAGAAGCCCAAGGCCCCCAAGGGCATGAGCGGCCAGAGCGGCTACATCGTCGAGGCCGCCAACCAGGAGCTGATGCGCCAGGGCGTCAGCGAGGAGGACCTGAAGGCCGGCGGCTGGACGATCACCCTCAACATCGACGAGAAGAAGCAGAAGGCGCTCGTCCGGGCCGTCGACGACCAGCTCGAGGACAAGCTGGACCGCAAGGGCAGCAAGAAGCAGGCGAGCGTCCAGGCCGGCGCCACCTCCGTCGACCCGAGGACCGGCGCGGTCGTCGCCCTCTACGGCGGCATCGGCGCCACCGAGCACTGGACCAACAACGCCACCCGGCGCGACTACCAGCCCGCCTCGACGTTCAAGCCGCTCGTGCTCGCCTCCGCGCTCGACAACGACGCCGTGACCCAGGACGGGCGCAAGATCGGCCTCGGCACGATCTACGACGGCACCAGCAAGCGCGCGGTGGTCGGCAGCTCCATCCCGTTCAACCCGGAGAACGAGGACAACCAGAGCTACGGCCCGGTCAGCGTCCAGAAGGCCACCAACAGCTCGATCAACTCGGTCTACGCCCAGATGATCGTCGACGTCGGCCCCACCAAGGCCAAGCAGACCGCGATCGGCCTCGGCATGAAGGACGGCGTCGACTTCGGCGCCACCCCGTCGATGTCGCTCGGCGTCATGGGCGCCTCCACCATGGACATGGCCGGCGCCTACGCCACCCTCGACAACCACGGCGTCAAGGTCACCCCGACCCTCGTGAAGTCCGCCGAGCACAAGGACCGCACGGCCGACCCCGTGAAGTCCATCGGCGACCGGGTGATCAGCCGCGAGGCCGCCGACACCACCACCAAGGCCATGCAGGGCGTCGTCCAGTCCGGCTCCGGCTTCCGCGCCGCCGGCGACTACGCGGCGGCGGGCAAGACCGGCACCTCCGAGAACAACCGCTCGGCCTGGTTCGTCGGCTACACCCCCGAGCTGGTCACCGCCGTCGGCCTCTTCGGCGAGGACGCCAAGGGCAACCAGGTCACCCTGACCGACACGATCAACCCGGGCCGCGCCAACGGTGGCCGCACCCCCGCCCAGATCTGGGGCGCCTACACCACCGACGCGCTCGGCGGCGGCTCCGACGCCTCGTTCGACCTGAAGACCGACGGCACCTCCGGCGGCGACGGCACCGTCCCGACGCCGACCGCGACCACCGGGTCGCCCACGCCGACCACGACGCCGAGCGACGAGGCCACCACGCCGACCCGGCCGCCGACGTCCACGGCCACCACGCCGTCCCGGCCGCCCACGTCGACGGCCACGACTCCGCCCACGCCGCCGCCGACGAAGACGGACGAGCCGACGACCGAGCCGCCGCCGGACGGCGGCGACGGAAACGGCATCGTCGACGGCCGACCGGGCCAGTGA